A DNA window from Microcystis aeruginosa NIES-843 contains the following coding sequences:
- a CDS encoding type II toxin-antitoxin system VapC family toxin, with the protein MKFLLDTHTFIWWDSEPEKLSQRALELCRDPSNTLLLSITSIWEMQIKLQLGKLSLKIPLAEMINTQQETNQIGLLSITVSHVLALNTLPNIHKDPFDRLLVAQANLENARLISHDSILAKYPVQIDW; encoded by the coding sequence ATGAAATTTCTTTTAGATACCCATACATTTATTTGGTGGGATAGCGAACCAGAAAAACTCTCTCAAAGAGCTTTAGAACTGTGTAGAGATCCTAGTAATACGCTATTACTTAGTATTACAAGTATTTGGGAAATGCAAATCAAACTACAACTAGGTAAACTATCACTCAAGATACCTTTAGCAGAAATGATTAATACTCAGCAGGAAACTAACCAAATTGGACTTTTATCAATTACAGTCAGCCACGTTTTAGCTTTAAATACTTTACCTAACATCCATAAAGATCCATTTGACCGCTTGTTAGTTGCTCAAGCTAATCTTGAAAATGCTAGACTGATTAGCCATGATTCAATATTAGCAAAATATCCTGTTCAGAT
- a CDS encoding type II toxin-antitoxin system Phd/YefM family antitoxin, translating into MSNKTIDLNQVQLTLQELLALIKVDTEIIITEGNKPVARLIPWGDTEKTTSETPSPKLRQPGLHAGKIGTSEDFDEPLPEEFWTGES; encoded by the coding sequence ATGTCAAACAAAACTATTGATCTCAATCAAGTACAGTTAACTTTACAAGAACTACTTGCCTTAATAAAGGTAGATACTGAAATTATTATAACCGAAGGAAACAAGCCTGTAGCTCGTCTAATTCCTTGGGGAGATACTGAAAAAACAACGTCTGAAACTCCTTCTCCTAAGTTACGACAACCAGGACTACACGCTGGAAAAATTGGGACTAGCGAAGATTTTGATGAGCCACTTCCTGAAGAATTTTGGACAGGTGAATCATGA